A part of Paenibacillus sp. sptzw28 genomic DNA contains:
- a CDS encoding cupredoxin domain-containing protein gives MLKKLLLLSMVAALVLIMAACGSNNTASTSDNGGDVQETGAAASQELVIKATNWQFDKSEYTIKKGEATNITVQTDGIHGIEIPDLGISIGGGKSQVVTFKDAGTYQFHCDVMCGTGHSKMIATIKVE, from the coding sequence ATGTTGAAAAAATTGTTGCTGTTGTCGATGGTCGCAGCCCTAGTCTTGATTATGGCCGCCTGCGGTTCGAACAATACGGCCAGCACATCCGATAATGGCGGAGACGTTCAGGAGACTGGCGCAGCCGCTTCGCAGGAACTCGTTATCAAAGCGACGAACTGGCAGTTCGACAAGAGTGAATATACGATTAAAAAAGGTGAAGCAACCAATATTACCGTTCAAACAGACGGCATTCACGGTATTGAAATTCCAGATCTCGGCATTAGCATCGGTGGGGGAAAATCGCAGGTCGTTACGTTTAAAGACGCCGGCACTTACCAATTTCATTGTGATGTAATGTGCGGAACAGGCCATTCCAAAATGATTGCAACGATAAAAGTGGAATAG
- a CDS encoding SDR family NAD(P)-dependent oxidoreductase, giving the protein MGILDGRTAVISGAGTGLGRAAALAFAREGANVALLGRRVGKLEETAALIGQHGTGKALVIPADISVEAQVSKAVQTAAAAFGKIDILINNAAIFEPGLVFELSSEEWTQQIAVNLTGPFLLTKAVLPIMRNSHYGRIINITSSLASNGAGGYAAYSAAKAGLESLTRTTADEENEHGILVNLFNPGTLRTEMHATGQDPATVTPELIRLASLPPGGVTGTMVSV; this is encoded by the coding sequence ATGGGCATTCTGGACGGACGGACAGCGGTTATCAGCGGTGCTGGGACCGGGCTGGGCAGAGCCGCTGCTCTCGCATTTGCGCGTGAAGGGGCGAACGTCGCACTTCTGGGACGGCGGGTCGGGAAGCTGGAAGAAACAGCTGCGCTTATCGGACAGCACGGGACAGGTAAAGCTCTGGTTATACCGGCGGATATCTCCGTGGAAGCACAAGTGAGCAAAGCCGTTCAAACGGCAGCAGCCGCTTTTGGCAAGATCGATATACTGATCAATAATGCGGCGATCTTTGAACCGGGATTGGTGTTCGAACTGAGCAGCGAGGAATGGACTCAGCAAATCGCCGTCAATTTGACCGGACCTTTTCTGCTGACCAAAGCGGTGCTGCCCATTATGCGAAACTCGCATTACGGACGTATTATCAATATAACGTCCAGCCTGGCTTCCAACGGCGCCGGCGGCTACGCCGCTTACAGCGCTGCCAAAGCCGGACTGGAATCGCTCACCCGAACAACGGCCGACGAAGAAAACGAACACGGCATTCTTGTCAATCTGTTTAATCCGGGAACACTGCGAACCGAGATGCATGCTACGGGACAGGACCCGGCCACCGTGACGCCGGAACTGATCAGACTTGCTTCTTTGCCGCCAGGCGGCGTTACAGGAACGATGGTTTCCGTCTGA
- a CDS encoding phage holin family protein — protein MRFLGHVVRFIVSAIVLMIVGYIVPQFSVGGFWSALFLALVIAAFGWIIEGIFGKRVTPFGRGIVGFLASAVVIWLAQFIVGDVYVTWLGAILAALAIGIIDLFIPIGSPYKAGRAKERR, from the coding sequence ATGCGTTTTTTGGGTCATGTTGTTCGATTCATCGTTTCTGCGATCGTTTTGATGATCGTAGGTTATATCGTACCCCAATTTAGTGTCGGCGGATTCTGGAGCGCCTTATTTCTAGCTCTTGTCATCGCCGCGTTCGGCTGGATTATCGAGGGCATATTCGGCAAACGGGTAACGCCTTTCGGCAGAGGCATAGTCGGCTTTCTGGCAAGCGCCGTTGTCATCTGGCTTGCTCAATTTATAGTCGGCGACGTATATGTCACTTGGCTTGGAGCCATTCTGGCAGCTCTGGCAATCGGTATTATCGACTTGTTCATTCCTATCGGCTCACCCTATAAAGCAGGACGGGCGAAGGAACGTCGGTAA